From the genome of Pseudomonas sp. WJP1:
TCATCTCCGGTGGTGAGCAAGGTCGCATGCTGTTCGGCAAGCTGATCCTGCAAAAGCCGAACGTGCTGGTGATGGACGAACCGACCAACCACCTGGACATGGAATCCATCGAAGCGCTCAACCTGGCACTGGAAAACTACCCGGGCACGCTGATCTTCGTCAGCCACGACCGTGAGTTCGTATCGTCCCTGGCTACCCGCATCATCGAGTTGAGCCCTAACGGCGTGACCGACTTCAGCGGTACCTATGACGATTACCTGCGTAGCCAGGGTGTGGTGTTCTAAGGGCAGCTATTAGTTTCAAGCTGCAAGCTGCAAGCTGCAAGTAAAAGCCCTGTCCTTTGTGACGGGGCTTTTTGCATTCAGACTCATGATTTTCTGTGGTGTCGAAACCTTCGCGAGCAGGCTCGCTCCCACAGGGGAATGCATTTCAAATGTGGGAGCGAGCCTGCTCCGGGCGGCGCTCCGACGATGAGGCCGTCAAGATCAACGAGAATATCAAACCAAATTAGTTAGCCTGCTTTCTTTTATTCCGCCACCGCGCCATCATGCAGTTCTCCCACCGCCGCCCGCGAACGAGCCCTCATGTCTGCGCAAGAACAGCCACCGCAAAGCTCCATGGCGATCACCTTGCAGATCGTTTCCATCGTTTTCTATACCTTTGTCGCCTTCCTCTGCATCGGCCTGCCGATTGCGGTCTTGCCGGGGTATGTCCATGAACAGCTCGGGTTCAGCGCCGTGGTCGCCGGGCTGACCATAGGCTCGCAATACCTGGCCACCCTGCTCAGCCGGCCCATGGCCGGGCGCATGTCGGACAATGTCGGTACCAAGCGCGCGATCATTTATGGCCTGTCGGGGATTGTCCTGAGTGGCGGGCTGACCTTGCTGTCGGTGTTATTGCAAAGCTTGCCCCTTCTCAGCCTGTTGATCCTGATCGCCGGCCGCCTGCTGCTAGGGATCGCCCAGGGATTGATCGGTGTCGGAACCATCAGTTGGTGCATGGGCCAGGTCGGCGCCGAACACACCGCACGCTCGATCTCCTGGAACGGCATCGCTTCCTACGGCGCCATTGCCATTGGTGCGCCGGCGGGCGTGGTGATGGTCGATCAGCTGGGGTTCGCCAGCCTGGGCATCGCGTTGTCGCTGATGGCCCTGGCGGCGCTGCTGCTGATCCGCAACAAACCGTCGGTGCCGGTCATTCGTGGTGAGCGTCTGCCGTTCTGGGCGGTTTTCGGGCGTATTGCACCGTTTGGTGCAAGCCTGAGCCTGGCCTCGATCGGCTACGGCACCCTCACCACTTTTATTACCTTGTATTACATCAATCGTGGCTGGAGCGGCGCGGCGTATTGCCTGACGGTATTCGGAGTGTGCTTCATCCTGGCCCGGTTGTTGTTCATTTCCAGCATCAGCCGTTTTGGCGGCTTCACTTCGGCCATCGCCTGCATGACCATCGAGGCCGTCGGCCTGGCACTGCTGTGGCTGGCGCCTTCGACCGGCTATGCCTTGATCGGCGCCGGCCTGACCGGTTTCGGTCTGTCGCTGGTGTATCCAGCGCTGGGCGTCGAAGCGATCAAGCAGGTACCCAACTCCAGTCGCGGTGCGGGCTTGAGTGCTTATGCGGTGTTTTTCGACCTGGCCCTGGCGATTGCCGGTCCGTTGATGGGTGCGGTGGCGTTGAACCTCGGGTACTCGTGGATTTTCTTTTGCGCTGCGTTGCTGTCCGTCACCGGACTTTGTCTCACTTTGTTGCTATCACGTCAGGCTGCAAGCCAGACTAGTTGAAATAACCACATAACAAAAACCATAAAAGCATTTCAAAATACAACAACAAGTAATATCACGCATCAATTAACGCAGAGTGCCATCGTTGCTTTGATTATCAACTTTGACAAAATCGTAGACGAAACATCTACATTAAACTCTTGCTCGGAAAGAATAGACGATGCGAACCGCTCTAACACTCCTTACTCCATTGCTGGCGTTCTTAATTACCCCCACTGCAAACGCCGAAAGTTCGGTTCAACAGCAAATCTGCCACAACGGTGTCTGCTATGATGTTGGCGGCCCGCCGGGCTCTGGCGGCATTGGCGGCGATTGCTGCCCATTCAGCGATGAACGCCTGAAACAAAACGTACAGCGCCTGGAAAACCCGACGGAGAATCTGCTCAAACTCCGTGGCGTGACATTCAACTGGAAACAAAACGACCAGGCTGACGTCGGCCTGATCGCGCAAGATGTACAAAAGGTCTACCCACAGTTGGTACGCACTGAAGGTGATCACCTGCAAGTGGACTATCAAAAACTTGTTGCACCATTAATCGAATCCGTTCGCGAACTGAATGCCAGGGTTCAAACCCTGGAAACAGCCTTGGCAAACAAGTAACGAATTATAAAAGACCTCTGCTCGCCGTTCATTGATCGGCGGTCTGCATCCCGGCCCGCGTCGCCCTGCCCAGCGTGCGAGAAAAAAAGCGCCCGGCTTCGAAGATCAAGTTGCGGTGAATGTCCACACGATCGACCCCCTCGGCATCGGTGCACAGGGCCGGCATGTTGACGATCTGTTCGTCATTGCAGGGTGCCATGAAGACGAAATGCCCGGCCCCGGCGAGCAGTTTGAAGTCAGGGGCGACGGGCAGCTTGCGCGCCAGGGCAGCGGCGTTCTTGTCGGGAGCCACCAGCTTGTCGCCATCGCCGCTGTAAAGCAGTACCGGGACATGCACATCGGCCAGGGTATGACGGCCGAACTTCAGGCTCAGTGGCGCCATCAGCAGTAACGCATGGACCCGCGGATCGGCCACCGGCTGCAAATCGTCGCGGTCGACGATCAGTTCACCCTGGGTATTGCAGGCATCATGGTCGTCCGGGCGTTCCTGGCAGTAGCGGCGCAGACGATCCAGGTCCGGGGTCGCGCCGGACAATATCAACGCTGTCTCACCGCCTGCCGAATAACCGATGACCCCGACCTGCTCGGCATTGACGTAGGGTGCGAGCATGGGATCGCCTAAGGTCGCGGTGATGGCTTCGGAAATCTGGATCGGCCGTCCGTACAGGTTGCTCAAGGTGCCCAGGCGGCTGTGGTCTTTGGAGTTGTCGCCCGGATGAATCACCGCCACCACTACAAAACCCTTGCGTGCCAGCGACGTGGCCAGGTCATGCAGGGCCAGCGGCGTGCCGGTGTTGCCATGGGACAGCATCAGCATCGGAAACCGGCCCATGGCGACTTTGGTGTCTTCGCCGGCTTCGACGGTGTAACCCTCAAGCCTGCTGGAGTGTTCCTTGGCGCTCGAAGGATAAAAGGCAATGGCACGCATCGGTTGCAAATCGAGCGGATCAAGAAAACTCATCTCATGAAAACCGACGCTCCAGTGAGGATGCGGCGCAGGTGCTGCGTGCACTGGATTCAGGCTGGCGAGCAGACAGATCAGTAAACCTGCACAAAGACGCACCATAGGATGCCCCACCTGCTACCGGAACGGAGACGTTAAGCCTCGACTGCATAACTCGGGCCACAATTCGCAACAACAATTGGCAACAGCCAGAAACAAAAAACTCTGCATCTGCCACTTGCGTGAACAGAATACAGAGTTTTTTGGGGATTGCCTGCAGCGGCAGTGGGTCTTTACCCAAGCCTTACGCGGCGGCGAACAACTGCTCGCTGATTTGCGCCTGGGCATCGCTCATGGCTTTGCCGCGCACTTCGTCACCGTAGGCCAGGCCGTGGGCGCGGACGAACTCGATGTCGGTGATGCCGATGAAACCAAACAACACCTTCAAGTAGTCTTCGTGGGCAACACCGGTTGCCTGGCCGGCGTGCAGGCCACCGGAAGTCGAAACGATCACGACCTTCTTGCCACCGCACAGGCCTTCAGGGCCGGCTTCGGTGTAGCGGAAGGTCTGGCCGGCAACGGCAATGCGGTCGATCCAGGCTTTCAGTTGGGTCGGGATGGTGAAGTTGTACATTGGCGCTGCAATAACCACGGCATCGGCGGCGAGGAACTCGGCCAGGGTCGACGCGCTCAGCTGAGCTTCGTGCTGTTGGGCGGCGTCGCGCAATTCAGCGGTAGTACCCGCTGCGACCAGGGTGGTCGAAGAGAAATGGCTGATAGCGTCGGCAGCCAGGTCACGGTAGGTCACCACGGCGGACGGCTCAGCGGCTTGCCAGGCTTTGACGACTTCGCTGCTCAGCTGACGGGAAGCCGAGTTGTCACCAAGAATGCTCGAATCGATATGCAGCAGTTTCATGTGGGATCTCCAGGTGAGGATCGCCGCCAGGGCGATCTGATGGAGACAATCCTACAGACGAAACCAATAGCTGATTAGACTGCAACAATGCGATAGTTTGTCTCACTGATAGAACGATCGAGTAAGCGCCCATGCAAGACCTTAACGACCTCTACTATTTCGCCAAAGTCGTCGAGGCCGGCGGCTTCGCGGCCGCCGGACGTTTGCTGGGGATTCCCAAGTCGCGACTGTCGCGGCGCATTGCCGAACTTGAAGAGCGCCTGGGTGCACGCTTGCTGCAACGCACCACTCGCCAGCTGAAACTCACTGCTGTAGGCGAGCGCTATCTGCGCCATTGCCAGGCGATGTTACTGGAAGCGGAAATGGCTGACGAAGCCGTGGCCAGCATGTCCAGCGAACCGCGCGGGCGCTTGCGGGTCTCTTCCCCGGTCGGCCTGGCACACGAAATGCTGCCGGGGGTGATCAGCAACTTTCTGGAGAAGTATCCTCAAGTCCAGCTGGAGGTGATGCTGGTCAATCGTCGCGTAGACCTGGTGACCGAAGGCGTGGACGTTGCGTTGCGCGTACGCGAGCCGGGTGATGAAGATCCGCTGCTGGTAACCCGCCGCCTGCGCCAGGCGCAGATGCTGATGGTCGCCAGCCCCGCCTTCCTCCAGGGGCTCGAGATCAATCACCCCGATGACCTGAAAAACCTGCCGGTGCTCGGCGCCCTTGAGCCCGATCGCCTTGTGCACATTGGCCTGGTCGATCGCCAGGGCAAAAAATACGAGCTGGCCCTTGAAGCACGGTTGGGCATCGACGACTTCATCGTGCGAAAGACTTGCACACTGGCCGGCCAGGGTTTTACCACGCTGCCGATGATGTATTGCGAACAGGAACTGGCAAACGGCTCACTGGTACAGTTACTGCCCGAGTGGTCGTTGCCAGGGGGCTGGCTGCAGGCGGTCTACCCTCATCGACGCGGCGTGATGCCGGCCGTGCGTGCCTGGCTCGACCATCTGATCGAAACATTCAATGCATGTGGGGATCGCTTGATATGAAGGCAGGACGCATGAACGAGGCCGACGTGGCGGCTTTTTGCCTGGCATTGCCGGGAGCCCGTGAGGACTACAAATGGGGTGGTGTGCGGGTATTTTCGATTGCAGGTAACAAGATGTTCGCCTTGCAGAACCTGCGCGGCGAGTCCCTGGCGTTCAAGGTCGACAAGGACCTGTTTCTCGGCCACTGCGACCGTCCGGGTATTCACCCGGCGCCTTATCTGGCGCGGGCCCAATGGATCATCATGGCCACGCCCTACCCGCTTGGCGCCGAGGAACTACAAGGCTTGCTGCGGCGCTCCCATCAACTGGTGGTGAGCAAGTTACCCAAGCGCACCCAAGTCGGCCTGCTGCTCTAGTACTTGCAGGGTCAGACCAGTGCGAACAGCTGCGCCCCCAGGAATAACCGGTCGATCCAGAACACCTGGTGCAGCAGGACAATGATCCAGAACACCAGTTGAAAGGACACCTTGCGCGTCTTGTGCCGGAACACTTGCTGCGCGAGCAAGGCGCCCGGCCAGCCGCCGGCGAACTCCAGCGCATGCAGGACGTTTTCCGGAGTGCGCCAGTGATCAAAGCGCGCCTTGCGCTTGTCGCTCCAGTACAGCAGGAACGCCAGCACGCTGACAATGCCGTAGGCCGCCAGGGGAATCAGCGAAACCCCTTGCAGCCACAACGACATCGAACCGAACAGCGGCAGCGCGCACAACATGGCGAACAGCAACAGTTTCAGGCGCACATTGCGGATGCTTGCCCCGTTGCGCGTGCTGACATCGTTCATGGCTTGACTGCGGTCCAGTCAACCCAACCAAACTGCCAGGTAGCCAGGATCAGCAATCCGAACACAATGCGGTACCAGGCAAACGCCGCGTAGCTGTGGCTGGCGATGAACTTGAGCAAGCCCCTGACCGCAATCATCGCGAAAATGAACGCAGTGACGAAGCCAAGCGCAAACACCGGAAAATCCGCAGGCACAAA
Proteins encoded in this window:
- a CDS encoding MFS transporter; protein product: MSAQEQPPQSSMAITLQIVSIVFYTFVAFLCIGLPIAVLPGYVHEQLGFSAVVAGLTIGSQYLATLLSRPMAGRMSDNVGTKRAIIYGLSGIVLSGGLTLLSVLLQSLPLLSLLILIAGRLLLGIAQGLIGVGTISWCMGQVGAEHTARSISWNGIASYGAIAIGAPAGVVMVDQLGFASLGIALSLMALAALLLIRNKPSVPVIRGERLPFWAVFGRIAPFGASLSLASIGYGTLTTFITLYYINRGWSGAAYCLTVFGVCFILARLLFISSISRFGGFTSAIACMTIEAVGLALLWLAPSTGYALIGAGLTGFGLSLVYPALGVEAIKQVPNSSRGAGLSAYAVFFDLALAIAGPLMGAVALNLGYSWIFFCAALLSVTGLCLTLLLSRQAASQTS
- a CDS encoding DUF1294 domain-containing protein, which codes for MNDVSTRNGASIRNVRLKLLLFAMLCALPLFGSMSLWLQGVSLIPLAAYGIVSVLAFLLYWSDKRKARFDHWRTPENVLHALEFAGGWPGALLAQQVFRHKTRKVSFQLVFWIIVLLHQVFWIDRLFLGAQLFALV
- a CDS encoding FMN-dependent NADH-azoreductase; amino-acid sequence: MKLLHIDSSILGDNSASRQLSSEVVKAWQAAEPSAVVTYRDLAADAISHFSSTTLVAAGTTAELRDAAQQHEAQLSASTLAEFLAADAVVIAAPMYNFTIPTQLKAWIDRIAVAGQTFRYTEAGPEGLCGGKKVVIVSTSGGLHAGQATGVAHEDYLKVLFGFIGITDIEFVRAHGLAYGDEVRGKAMSDAQAQISEQLFAAA
- a CDS encoding MmcQ/YjbR family DNA-binding protein translates to MKAGRMNEADVAAFCLALPGAREDYKWGGVRVFSIAGNKMFALQNLRGESLAFKVDKDLFLGHCDRPGIHPAPYLARAQWIIMATPYPLGAEELQGLLRRSHQLVVSKLPKRTQVGLLL
- a CDS encoding tail fiber domain-containing protein encodes the protein MRTALTLLTPLLAFLITPTANAESSVQQQICHNGVCYDVGGPPGSGGIGGDCCPFSDERLKQNVQRLENPTENLLKLRGVTFNWKQNDQADVGLIAQDVQKVYPQLVRTEGDHLQVDYQKLVAPLIESVRELNARVQTLETALANK
- a CDS encoding LysR substrate-binding domain-containing protein, whose translation is MQDLNDLYYFAKVVEAGGFAAAGRLLGIPKSRLSRRIAELEERLGARLLQRTTRQLKLTAVGERYLRHCQAMLLEAEMADEAVASMSSEPRGRLRVSSPVGLAHEMLPGVISNFLEKYPQVQLEVMLVNRRVDLVTEGVDVALRVREPGDEDPLLVTRRLRQAQMLMVASPAFLQGLEINHPDDLKNLPVLGALEPDRLVHIGLVDRQGKKYELALEARLGIDDFIVRKTCTLAGQGFTTLPMMYCEQELANGSLVQLLPEWSLPGGWLQAVYPHRRGVMPAVRAWLDHLIETFNACGDRLI
- a CDS encoding alpha/beta hydrolase family protein, whose product is MVRLCAGLLICLLASLNPVHAAPAPHPHWSVGFHEMSFLDPLDLQPMRAIAFYPSSAKEHSSRLEGYTVEAGEDTKVAMGRFPMLMLSHGNTGTPLALHDLATSLARKGFVVVAVIHPGDNSKDHSRLGTLSNLYGRPIQISEAITATLGDPMLAPYVNAEQVGVIGYSAGGETALILSGATPDLDRLRRYCQERPDDHDACNTQGELIVDRDDLQPVADPRVHALLLMAPLSLKFGRHTLADVHVPVLLYSGDGDKLVAPDKNAAALARKLPVAPDFKLLAGAGHFVFMAPCNDEQIVNMPALCTDAEGVDRVDIHRNLIFEAGRFFSRTLGRATRAGMQTADQ